The DNA region GGTGCTGTCACTGCACCAGTACGCGGCCAAGGCGCCGTCAGAGAGCTCCATAGTGCTCCGGACGCTCGCGTTCCCCATCAACCCCTCCGATATTAACCAGCTGGAGGGTGTGTACCCTTCGAAGCCCAAAAAGACTCTCGAGCTGGGCACGAAGGAGCCCAGCGCGATCGCGGGCAATGAAGGTGTGTTCGAAGTGGTGCATCTGCCGCAGGGCGTGCGCGGGCTGAGCGTTGGCGACATGGTGATTCCGCTGCAGGCGAACTTCGGGACATGGTCCACGTTCCGGACTTGCCAGGACGCGTCACAGCTGGTGAAAATCGAGGCGTGCGACAAGCTGGCGGCCGCGACGATAGCGGTCAACGGTTGCACCGCGTACCAGCTGCTGAATAATTATGTCAAATGGGACAAAAACGGCAATGAGTGGCTGGTGCAGAACGCGGGCACCTCGTCGGTTTCGAAAATCGTGACGCAGCTGGCGCGGCTGCAGAACATCAAGACGCTGAGCGTGATCCGCGACCGCGACaacttcgaagaagttgcgcGCGACCTGGAAACGAAGTTCGGCGCGACCAAGGTCATCTCGGAGTCGCAGAACAACGACAAAGTATTCGGAAAGGAGACTCTTCCGTCGATCCTGGGGCCCGAAGCCCGCGTGAAACTTGCGCTGAACTCCGTCGGTGGCAAGTCTAGCTCGTCAATTGCACGGAAGCTGGAGACAGACGCCACGATGCTGACATACGGCGGGATGTCCAAGATGCCGGTTGTGCTGCCCACTTCGCTCCATATATTCAAGGGCTTGAAAAGTCTAGGCTTCTGGGTCACACGCAACTCGCTCCTCGACcctgaaaacaaaagacaGACGGTCGAGTGCGTTGCCAAGCTGTACGCGGATGGCAAGCTTTTGTCacccaaagaagaagcacGCGTGCTGGAGTGGGACGTTCACAATATGTCCGACCAAGAAGTGTTggagctcatcaagaagggcatcaaggagaaaggcaagaagaacatcgTGTGCTTGAAATGGTGAGAGATTCTGGCCGCTTTTATCCTCTATGCGCAATGACAAACACATGACAGATATGTAGCTAATGACCAAGACAAACATTCACGTATTATGACTTTCTAGCAAAGGCAGTAGGCCTGCGAGTGTGCGCGTAACTCCCGGCAAATGGTAAAGGCACGAGCTTCTTCCAGATGCTTTTACAGCCCAGGAATGTGTTGGGGAATGCTCGACGTTACTAAAGCCTAGACGCGGAGAAAATATCGGATAACGTCGCTGCTGGCCTTCAGGAAGGTTCTGCAGGAAATCAACGGTAGCGCTGTTTACGCGAGGAGATaagctgctgaagcctTTTACTATTGTATGTGCCAAAGCTCCTTTAACGGCTTGCAAACTATTTAATTCATGATCATAAAGCGACGTTTACTTAAACCTGGCTGTGGCCAAGTAACGACGACCTAAAAATATGCCTGTTATCGACACCATAAGGTAGCCGATAACTTCCCACCTCGTAATAATACTTTGCGCGCTTTCCGCTATCCAGTCAGCCAAGGCGGTGAATACAATGCAGCCGATGAAACATGTCGATGTGAATATTGGAGACACCCTCCTAGACAAGTGAACAGTGGCTACAACCATTGGCAAATGCCCTGCGAATATGGATACCAAGATCCACTCAGACTTGTACATGACGGTTTGGCTACCGGAGCCGCCCTTGCCGCACACCAGCAGGGCTGTGCCGAGAATCATTAGGTTGAAGACACCGACCAAGCTGATTTCACAGTTCGACACGAAGTTTCTGTCACGGCTAGCGGTGAAGGGGCGGATGGCTCCCTCCTTTGTGTTCTTAGCGTTGGCGGTCCATTTGCTCCACAAGACAAAGACGGGGCCTATCGTTAGAGCGCCCAATCCGCATATGAGCGCGCCCTTTAGTCTATCAAAAAGGAAAGGGTCATTCAGCTCGCCGGTGTCTTGGTTGATTGAGAGTTTGCCCGACAAAACGTCGCACGTTGCCTTGGTATACGACACGATCAAGATCCCAATCAGAATCACCAccatcatcaaaaagttttgaagcagatgcCTTCTCGACGCCAGTCCGGTCACGACCAAAAGCAGCGACACGATCTCGAACATCGATGTGTTGTGGATTATGGCGATGTCGAGCGCCGGCGACAGGTTCAGTGACATAAGGAAGGTGTAGCCGGCGATTGATATCAGGCCAGCGAGGATGGCGAACTGAAGAGCGCGCTTGACTTGCCTTCCGACCTTTGATGCTCCTTGCATCTGTGCTTCGGCATCGCTCCCTATGTTGTAGTCCTGAATGGCCACCCAGAAACCCATATTCCAGATTTCGCGCCTGTTTGTCTTGCCATATCTCACGTAATAGTACACCTGGGTGAGAGGCGCTACCAAAATCCACGAAGAGCAGTGTGCGAACAGGAAGTACAGAACATCCAGTGTTCCTTGGACAGATGTTGAGTAAATGTGCGATATACATTTTATTTGCACGACATAGCCAAGCACAGCTGTAAGCCATAACGCGATACGCATTGTACAACGAAAAAATTCAACTGACAGCTGCGGGGTTTGCTAAAGGAGGGTGTAGAGTCAAGACGCTACTTCAGAGATTTGTTGTGAGTTTTGAGCGTTTTCCTCTGCACTATACGAAGCTCGTACATGTATTCTCTCACCAGGTCATCTCAATAAGCGCCTTGGAGCTCGTGCGAGGAAATAAAAGATCACACAGCCTCCTTTTGCTTATCCATCATACAAGATAAGAGACTTCGTGGCCAAGCTGGTTAAGGCGTGCGACTGTTAATCGCAAGATCGTGAGTTCAATCCTCACCGAGGTCGAATTTTTTGGACTTTTTTGCTCTCCTAGCATTTGAAATTAAGCCATGCAAGCGGAGGTTtctctcaagaagcagacCACGCTGCCGGGCTCGGCTATACAAGGATGCTATCCCGCTAATCCCGCTAATCTCCAATCCGTTTCCTGAAACCGTATTTACATGTTATGTTTAGTCTACTGTGGCATCTCCCACGCCAGGTGCTGCGGGGCGCTGGAGCCAGTCTTCCGCTCGAGCTGCTCCCGCAGAGCACGGTTTCGCTCGTAGAGCCAAACTAGGTAGTTATAGCCTGAACCAGAAGGCGTAAGTTAGTATCTGGGGTGCTTAAAACGTAGCGCACAGGGCATTAGACATACTTTTGGCGTAAATTTGTAGTTCTGATCTGCTCTGAGCAGACGTCAGATCCGGGACTATGTCAACTAGGGTGTCGTAAGTCTGGCGCATCGCCTGGCGCCGCCGTTGTTCTGACGACACATGATTTTGACGTTTCTGGTCTTCTGACAGTGAACTTTCACGCGAGGCTCGCTTCCTCTTTCGTTGATCAGCTGGGTCGGCACCTGTATCAGAAGGTGCCGTAGAGTTGGTCATGCTGTTCCGCGGCCAATATTGAGCTCTGCGTGTGCGAGACGAGTGCTTGTTTAGACTTTCGATAAGAACTTATGAAGTAGAGTTTTTCAGATTAGCTTGCATAGGACAAATCGCAGGAAATTGGACCGAGGAACAAGGACACTGGGGGTAGTTCTCTGCGGTCAATGCCGAAGACACCGGCCACCGAATTGGCGCCCCTGGATGACTGTAACAAGCTTACGGAAAATTCCAAGTTTCATGCATTTGCGATGTGCAACAATGCAAACGCGACTACAGGCATGGGCATCGACATTCCGTGCGCGCGAGTCCAAATAGCGAGCTGTGCCGACACGTTACAACTGTTGGTATAATACTAACTTCATGGCTGTTCGTCCCCACCGTATGACATTTTGAGCCCCTATGACTTCATGATGTACCCCTCCCGCGCACGCGAGAAAGATCAGACGAAGCAGTTGCTTATGTCCCGCCAGAGACGTGAGATAGTAGTGTAGAAGCATGGTACCAGCCACACCTAGTTCCTGACCACTACTGCTGCTTTGGCTTCACTCATCACCCAATGACATAGAATCTGTTCTCGTGACTTTGTCCTAAGGTCAGTATTTAGCAGATCAGTCACTTATCcatcaagagcttgcgtGGCGTAATGGCAACGCGTCTGACTTCTAATCAGAAGATTGAGGGTTCGACCCCCTCCGTGAGTGCTATTatttttttaatttttcGCAAATATCACCGATGTGGCTAGCCTCTTCAAGCGTGAAGAGGTGAAATAGTTGATCGGCATTCAGACTTGGTTATACTAGTGGCAGCCCTCCAAATTTCCAATTGCGTCGAATGCCATGCATTACAGGTCaaagatctttgaaataaACGTTCCACCTTCAGTACTAAATGCTAGGGACCTTCCAAATGCCACTGCACTTCTCACTGCTGCGTACATAGTGTTCACGCTAAGCCTGTGGTGGGTTAAATGGAGTTACCCCTCGTTGGAAGCCAATGCCGATGCTACCCGTGCTCCAGTTTTCTCTCCAATCCTGCAACTCGTCCCAGCCCAGACTCTCTACGACCCTTGGTCGCTTGTGCTGTCAAATCTAGTCGACGTCAAATGGTGGAAGATAGGCGTAGACTTGCTAAACCTGGTGGTTGGGGGCTCGTTCATTGAGCGCAATTGGAACAGCTCCTGGGAACTCGTACGCTTCCTGCTCGTGATAGGGTCGGTCTCGAACTTAGTCGTGGTTCTAGTTACCATCTTGTCCAGCGCcgtttttccaaaagtGCGGCTGGACACTCCCTTGGACGGAAACTACACTATGCTTGTGGGGTTCTGTATAGTTTACAAGCAGCTGATTCCTGAGACAACCATCTTCCACATTCGAAACCTACCTCTAGTGTCCAAAAACTTTAGATTCAAGCTGCTCCCGATCTTTGTCCTAGTGGTTTCCACCGTCACTCAACTGAtgtttcttcgtcatttCTCAGAACTCCTTTCCATATGGGTTACATTTCTGTGCTCCTGGGTCTACTTAAGGTTTTTTCAAGTCCTGCCTCCAGCAATAACGGGCGCCGCGTCTAGGAGCTTAGTTGGCGACGCCTCTGACACGTTCCAGCTAATCTACTTTTTCCCCGACATCATAAAGCCCTTTCTGAGCCCAATATTCAATATGTGCTACTGGGTCTTTTGTGTTAAGCTCCGCATCAGGGAGCCTTTTAACGAGGATGACGTTGACACAGGGAACTCACTTGCGGAGCAGCGCGGTGCCAAGGTAATTACAAGCCAGGTCgaggaaagaagaaggaaactGGCTCTGCAGGTTTTACAAGAAAGAGGCACTGTTTGAGTGGTGGTAAAGAGCGGCCTGATGCGCGGCCATTTGCGTCAGATGGGTGTAAATATAAAGTATTACATATATACAGGTATTGAGCGGCGAGGGAGCCTATTTTGTTAGCTCCTCCAACGTTATGATGCGGGATGGCGCAGACTTGGAGGCGTGCATATCTTGGACGCTCTCCAACTGCAGCTCCAACGCGGATTTCTTGCCGCCCTTCTTCACAAGGTGATCGTGGCCCCCCGCTTGGGCTTGCTGGATCTGCTGCAGCAGTGGGTCGTTCTCCTTCACCAAGTACCCG from Lachancea thermotolerans CBS 6340 chromosome C complete sequence includes:
- the CSG2 gene encoding mannosylinositol phosphorylceramide synthase regulatory subunit (similar to uniprot|P35206 Saccharomyces cerevisiae YBR036C CSG2 Endoplasmic reticulum membrane protein required for mannosylation of inositolphosphorylceramide and for growth at high calcium concentrations) translates to MRIALWLTAVLGYVVQIKCISHIYSTSVQGTLDVLYFLFAHCSSWILVAPLTQVYYYVRYGKTNRREIWNMGFWVAIQDYNIGSDAEAQMQGASKVGRQVKRALQFAILAGLISIAGYTFLMSLNLSPALDIAIIHNTSMFEIVSLLLVVTGLASRRHLLQNFLMMVVILIGILIVSYTKATCDVLSGKLSINQDTGELNDPFLFDRLKGALICGLGALTIGPVFVLWSKWTANAKNTKEGAIRPFTASRDRNFVSNCEISLVGVFNLMILGTALLVCGKGGSGSQTVMYKSEWILVSIFAGHLPMVVATVHLSRRVSPIFTSTCFIGCIVFTALADWIAESAQSIITRWEVIGYLMVSITGIFLGRRYLATARFK
- the INO4 gene encoding Ino4p (similar to uniprot|P13902 Saccharomyces cerevisiae YOL108C INO4 Transcription factor required for derepression of inositol-choline-regulated genes involved in phospholipid synthesis forms a complex with Ino2p that binds the inositol-choline-responsive element through a basic helix-loop-helix domain) — translated: MTNSTAPSDTGADPADQRKRKRASRESSLSEDQKRQNHVSSEQRRRQAMRQTYDTLVDIVPDLTSAQSRSELQIYAKSYNYLVWLYERNRALREQLERKTGSSAPQHLAWEMPQ
- the ETR1 gene encoding enoyl-[acyl-carrier-protein] reductase (similar to uniprot|P38071 Saccharomyces cerevisiae YBR026C ETR1 2-enoyl thioester reductase member of the medium chain dehydrogenase/reductase family localized to in mitochondria where it has a probable role in fatty acid synthesis); its protein translation is MKPFISGKRFLSGKVPASFKSLVYSSHDAEDCTKVLSLHQYAAKAPSESSIVLRTLAFPINPSDINQLEGVYPSKPKKTLELGTKEPSAIAGNEGVFEVVHLPQGVRGLSVGDMVIPLQANFGTWSTFRTCQDASQLVKIEACDKLAAATIAVNGCTAYQLLNNYVKWDKNGNEWLVQNAGTSSVSKIVTQLARLQNIKTLSVIRDRDNFEEVARDLETKFGATKVISESQNNDKVFGKETLPSILGPEARVKLALNSVGGKSSSSIARKLETDATMLTYGGMSKMPVVLPTSLHIFKGLKSLGFWVTRNSLLDPENKRQTVECVAKLYADGKLLSPKEEARVLEWDVHNMSDQEVLELIKKGIKEKGKKNIVCLKW
- a CDS encoding uncharacterized protein (similar to uniprot|Q12239 Saccharomyces cerevisiae YOL107W Hypothetical ORF); amino-acid sequence: MHYRSKIFEINVPPSVLNARDLPNATALLTAAYIVFTLSLWWVKWSYPSLEANADATRAPVFSPILQLVPAQTLYDPWSLVLSNLVDVKWWKIGVDLLNLVVGGSFIERNWNSSWELVRFLLVIGSVSNLVVVLVTILSSAVFPKVRLDTPLDGNYTMLVGFCIVYKQLIPETTIFHIRNLPLVSKNFRFKLLPIFVLVVSTVTQLMFLRHFSELLSIWVTFLCSWVYLRFFQVLPPAITGAASRSLVGDASDTFQLIYFFPDIIKPFLSPIFNMCYWVFCVKLRIREPFNEDDVDTGNSLAEQRGAKVITSQVEERRRKLALQVLQERGTV